The DNA window tattatcgATTTAGGGATGAGGAAATATTAAATATCAATTGTCTTACATGTTTTCTTTCACTATCTCTGAGATACATCGCTTAAATATGGAAATAGTGTAGTGATGAAATACAAACTCAAATATATGAGAATATTTGTACTAATAAGTTTCACTGAAGAAAATATTCTCACAAATCTTCAGGGTTGTATAACTCAAATTTATTAACTATTCCCTATATTCTGCATTAATAGAAgcgtttcattttctgcactcgttttggaaaaaataATACCCTCTCTGTCCCGGTCTAAGTgatacattttcctttttgagatgtaacattctctctactttttgcatccctcttactttaatctctccattttactcacaaaataacactatataaaatctcatgcAGAATTAGAAATGCTCTTcttagagtgggacggagggagtaataatagttaaagtgaataaaaagtaaagtagatagaagaaaaataacataattttgTACTAATATAGTAGTCTCAATTAGCTTGCTAATTCATACTCCCTACGTGTTAGTACAAGTGcgtatttctttctttttttatacaAGAATTTAGATAGTGATaagtaattatttaaatcataatattaaattaagaGATCAATGAATAAAGTAcgaagagaaagagagaatagtagaataaaataaaagtgaatttaAAATATGAGAGGTAGAATGAGAAAGTAAGAAAAACAAATGAAtaaactattattattacaaatGAAATAACTCCCTTAGACTCAGATATCCCAAATAAAAAATACGCTTCACTTAGGTAATTAGGCTGAGATAGAATGAGTATTTAATTCAACTAATTTCTAGTGCTACGTAATTTAGTCGCATTTCAAAAGTCAAAATCTGTTCTAAAATTTGGAAATCCGAGGTTGGAAGTTGGACTTGGGCTTTATTATACCAAAGCAAGCCTACcattgaaaataattaatggCCCAAAACAAATAAGGGTCTCTTCTCCTTCGTCCTTGTGTCTTCTCCAAATCTTAGAGAGAAAAATAAGAGAGTGTTTTTAATTGGTAGGCTATGAAccttttatatactactccttccgtcccgctttagcagtcctgATTACTTTTAcacactcattttataaaaataataaaaaatagttaaattggagaaatgataaagtaagagagagaataacgtagagaaaagtcttatctacattattctctctcttactttaccatttttcaattttaactatttattattatttttacaaaatgagtgcAAAAAAGTAACTGAGACTGCTAAAGtggaatgaagggagtataaatttGATCACAATTGTATTATTTAtctatttgaaaattttattagaAATATACGGCAATAAATAATATTACTCCACTGTCCCTTATATTTTGTCTAACCCACAAATATGGGTAAAAGCTTCACGAGACAACGATAAGTCTccacaaatatttattttaaataatgaataactAACTCGATTCATTTACAATTTTACCTAGCAGacattttatattttggatATTCCTTTAATTTCAAGATGCctcacaaattttaatttaattaatactcgATACAATTGATTGCAGTCCATTTCATACAATAATTGCAATGTGTTGAGCacataattaaaaacaataGCATGCCAAACACTATAGCAAACCAAATTAATCTTTAAAATTCATCACCTTGCACACCATGCCAATGAAGATAAacgtctttttttttttaattattataatactaCCTACATCTTGATTCTTAATTTTCTATAGCTACTGACAGCAAATAACCATCCATTATTAGTTGACAAGTCATTTTTCATGTGCTAATTTATGGTATAACCCTTGAAAAGTTGAAATCAAATCACACATAACTCAACTAATCTTGAAATTGAGTTCTCAATTTATGGCATCCATCAAAATCACATTATCCTTACTTCTATTTCTTGCCACTTTCACATATGCTACGACGAAACTAGGGCATCACAAAGAGATCGAAATGACGATCTACTACCATGATTATGCCGTATGCCCAAATGCCACCACGATCGCGATACCATGCCCATCAACCGGACAACTAAACTTCACCAAGTTTAGAGCCATGTTTTGCACAGACGACCCAATATACAAAGGAATTAAGAAGGACTTGGTCCCAATTGCAAGGGGCCGGGATATATACATCATATCGGCCCCTAGAGGGGAACCAAGCTCCGATGCTAATGTCGGTTGTGTTTATCAATGGAAAATATAAAGGCAGCACAATTGAAATACAAGGTACTTACGAGCAATCACTTGTGTAGGCATCAGAGGTGGCAATAGTGTGCACCACGGGAAAATTCCGGCTTGCCCGTGGTTACGCCACTTTTGAGGTTGTTTCCTATGATGTATTGACCGGCTATTCATTACCCGGTCTAATATGACTGTGCTACATTACTAAACTCTCGTGCTACAattgatattgaataaattatccATTGCTTTCAATTTAAATGTACTTGGTGTATAGAACCTACGAGTGCAAACTTTTTTCGTTAGGGATGTCTATACATATTAATGcacactaatttttttttgtaatcttttatcctaattttctcctttatttacaattttaccGCACATTCATCCACTTAAAAACACTCTGCCAAATAATAATGTGAGGATTTTCTCCACTTACAATACATTCTCTATTATTGTTAATATACAAATAACAAAAAtacttaaaataattaaaaagttgAAGTAAACTCAAAGCTCAACTTATTTACAAGTCTCCTGTCGCCTTCATAAGATTAGTTGTTATGTCCAAATAAGGATTGTGATCAAAACAACTAGCAACTCAATTTTTAATATGCAATATTTTTATTCTATTGATTGGCATGTGATGAGATCCAATTTTAAAGGTAAGGTGGCATCGAAACAGTCAAATTTGGCATACTGCGAAATTCTTGGATCGCTACCTGCAGCTTTatttatttaggtttttatGCCTCGTCAATGATATTTAGGGAgtgttcattatttattttcaagtatttaatttttttcacgaTTCCTACAATTTCTAAATCATCGTAATATGCACATCTTACTGTGTACACTTTATAAgttaaaatttgtgaaataatTTGTCAATCCATTTTAATGTCAACAAGATTTCTGTGAGCTCAAAATATAAGTTAAAACTATTATATTTTCTAATTACCTCTTATGTccttgaaaaatatgaattattttttttaatccatccctaaaaatatgaatattctCTAATTGCAGAAATTATTTTCTATCTAttaaggtgagactcattttttattaataatattttaaaaactaatatattatatatatatatatatatatttcttttactttataaattatacattaaaattcatgtcaaacCAAATATTTATACTTTTCAGAGACGggaggagtatattttaatgcGGTGGTTGCTATCAATGGCTAATCGATTAGtcacaatataaaatattatatccAGTTCATCCACGataatttattatatagtactactatatatttcCTTTGTCCTAGCCTAAGTGAGACGTTTTATTtgcacatgttttggaaaaaaaataataattaaagtggagagaaagtaaagtaagaaaaagaatatgtagAGGAGAGACTCTCTACTATAatatttttctcttactttactttttattCACTCTAACTACtccatttattatcattttttcaaaacatgtGTGAAAATGAAACGTCTCGCTTAaattgggacggaaggagtagtatAATTTGTCGATCACTAGAGCTATTatcatttattatcattttctcaaaacacatgtgaaaatgaaacgtctcgcttaaactgggacggatggagtagtataatttgtCGATCACTAGAGCTATTTAAGGAGATGATTTGAATGAaaaaatttaattcttattccaCGAATATCGaatttggcaaataatatcacaaacatCATTAGAGGTGCTAATTTCCCATCTATTAGTTGAGGTGAAAAAGTATGACGTTTTCATACTTAAAAATCACCCACTTTAGAGTAAAAAACGACGTCGCACAATCCCTTTACTTCCAGCTTCTCCCTCCCCAAACTCTCTCTTccacacattttttttctttctgcatGTCCAAGATTTCCAAAATGGCATTGTGTTGTGAAAGTCAACTATGGTTAGTTGGATGTCTAAATCGATTCTTTTATTTCTGCTAGATCAAGTTGCACTTAAGAAAATGATACAATAGAGAGTTCGTGCACACAACCACTTAAAAAGAATcttatttaaatatttcctaTACAATAATATGTATAAATTCTtcaattattcttttttacATTGCTACTTACATGCTCATTTTTCGAACGTCGACGCTATAAATACATCATGGAAGTTATAACTAAATTGCACAAAATTCAGTTACAAACCAAACATAATTACATTTGTCTTCTCATATTATTGGGCTATGGCATCCAACAAAATCACATTTGCTTCAATTCTCTTTCTCACAATTTTCACATATTCAAATGCAAAGCTAGGCCATCTCAAGGAGACAGAGCTATCGGTCTACTACCAAGATTACTCCGGCAGCCAAAACGCCACCGTGATCGAGATACCGGGACCATCGAATGGGGCCCTAAACTTCTCCAGGTTCGGAGCTATGTTTTGCACGGACGACCCAATTACTGTAGGATTCGAGGAGGGTTCAGCCGTAATTGCAAGGGGCCGAGGCCTATACGTGACCTCGGCTCTGGATGGGTCCAACACCCATGTGATGTTGTCAGTTGTTTTTATTGATGGAGAGTATAAAGGTAGCACAATAGAATTATATGGTTCTGACAAGCAGTTTGAGAAAGTGAGGGAGGTGGCAGTGGTGGGCGGCACGGGGAAATTCCGGCTAGCGCGTGGCTATGCTACTTTCGAGACTCTTTACTTTGATACGGGGCGCAGTCATGCAATCATCCAATCTAATATGACTATACTACATTACTAGATTCTTAATTAGAAAGGATTTGTATTGACTTATATTATTCAAAAGTGTATCCAAATAATATTTGAAACAGTCCATCAATTGTGAAAATAAGCTTCAATAGCTTATAATATCCCCAAACACTAAGTTACCGCTAATGTTGTCTACTAGGCCAGGCCGGCCAGTCCAGCACAGCCCAAGGTCGCTATGGGTCTGCCCGAGCCGGGACCGACCCATCAGAAAAATGAAGTGAGCTTGGGCTGGGCGCACCGCGCACAAATTTAAACTGGATTCAACTAGGCCATTTTTCAAATCCAGGACCAGACCATGACCATCAGAAACCCAGTCCAGTCCAGGCCCACGCACGTTGCAGCGCGGGCCCAAATAAGACTCATAActacaaattatattttatactttTCTAATATGAACATAATTTTAAGTGTGAATATCTTTTATGGTCTTTGAACTATGGATTGGTATCAAATTTGGTACTAAAAGTTTAAAATATCGCCAAAGGTCCTTCAAATTTGATTTAATACCATTTGAATACATTTTCACtctttgaactttttttttcaaaaatacccTCAAGTTTGTTTGAAGATATAATAGTACTACATTAGTAATGCTTTTGTTATAAAACTCGAGTCGGATGAAACTTGTTTTGCCCAAAAAAAACCTATgagagtagtttttttttgtaatataaCAGTAATGcttaaaatttaattacttattgAGTGCACTTTAATGCCATTGTCGTAACGCGTAAGTGATTGTCTTTTATGTACACATTATGTTTTTTTGTGTTGAGAAATATGAGCGAGCACTTATTCACACAAGCTTCATATAGcataaatttaaatgaaatataagAAACCAATTTTCACCTTTGGTTTAACTGAACTTCCTACTTTTTTAAGGTGgctttcaaattaaattagatttcatatatatagataaaaaaagatAGGGAAAACTTCAAAAATAAGAGGACTAGTAATGAAGAGCAAATGAATAGAAATGCTCATATTAGCACATATATACTCCTTCTCAAATGTGACTGTTACACGACAACCGCAACGGAGCCTAATACAGAAGCTATAGAATCCATACTGGCGGATCCagggggcaggagggggcggtcgcccctcCCCGGCCGTCCGGAGAGCCTAAATTTCCCTTGAATCGAGCTGAAAAATAACATATCCGTCCACTATGTACAGTGTagaaatatatttgttttcaataaatgtcatataaaaGGTAGTAGTCCAATGGTTTGGTTGTTGGGTTTTTAACTAAGAGGTCTAGGGTTAACCTTCAACAAGaacatattttttcatttttacttttttattttatcaattcatatttcttcttattatcaaaataatacctttaaatattttgtaaaaacaaaacttttactaagttgcatatattatgttgtaatatttattctttagttaaaatAATTGTTAATCTTGTGTTAAAGTTTTTTATCCTAAAATACTTATAATTTGATCCATgcatcttaattaattattgtctatgtaacaaaataaacattttaaatatttttgaaatctaaatatttagtgctctacttatatcacttttgtaatatttacgatgattttgaatgtatatatatttacattaattttatattttaaaatgaataatacacatttgcaagctaaagcatgtttatattttattaacgaagctagtgctacttaaatattaaaataatattatttattttattattaaaaataatattaaattaaatatttaatacttAAATATAAATTCCGCCCCCGCCATTTTCAGGGTCTGGATCTGCCACTAAGTTCCTTTTCTTATTTTAGTTCGTCCCTTAAAATTATTCGTTTTCAACGTGCTATTTCCACCATCCATTTATGATTTAAGGTTTATTATTGTAgatttaattttgatatataaaatatggaTTCATTTTAACCATGTCTTAATACATAAGTAACTTACTGCTCAAAGTCTCCATTCAAACCTTTTATAAGACAAATAGACTTGCCGACTATAACTATAATCGACTCTTATAAATAGCTGTCATTACTAGTATACTAGATAAAAGATTTTGTTCATTTAAAAATTgctgaattatttaaatttaattatttgatgtTGTGTTTGGCAATTGTATTAAATTTGTGGGCTTAAAATTGGAGTATATGGTAGGAAAAGGACTACAAGCAAATTAAATCTGAAAATTTTATTGGAGCATCTAGAAAGGGATATTTATCACCACaataatgtattttatttttctctccgacgcataaaaatatgtgcatttttattttcgtctatcccacaaaaatatttgcatttcatttttagaaagttatcataatttattaccTCTATACATtaacttatttacaacttataccatcaTTAAACACTATTAAGGCATCGTTGTTAGCTATGTTATGTTTCGACTAGATATGATGCAAATAGTGATAGTTATCATagttttgattaattaatttatcttgATTGAGTGTTTGGTAGCTAAGGATAATTGTAAGTTATCCTCAAACACAACAAGTTATAACTAAAGATAAAATTAGGATTGTCAAAATTATCTTCATTAATTTAACTTAATGATTAAACTATCCTCGTGTTGCCTTAATTTTGGATGGTTTTAGCAATTTGTTGACAATGAAAAATATCCAAGCATACCATTTCTTATTATGTAAAATGCTAAAAATGGAGTACATAACAAATATGATCATaactaaaatttattaattttagtatataattttatatatatgaaaattatCCAAGCATGCCATttcttattatataaaaatgataaaaatgagaaattaaataaatatgatcATAACTACATttgttacttttatttttattacgtATTCtatgtatattaaaaaaacacaagcATACCCTAACTTAGCATTTCTCATCGTACATTaattatatgaataattatatagtataattcttattttatattattacaaattattaattaaattaattattactacGCATTTGTTatattgaatataaataaaagtatgTGTGTATAAAATATagtgtatatataaatatggctatatataaaattgattGGTAAAATTGTATTTTCCTAAAACTAACTAGGTAGACTAGCTATGTAACTTAGACAAATGAGTAGTTACATTGTTGCTTGAAATATAGGCTTTTAAGTGGGCTTTGTCCTGGCCGAATGCAAAACACATGTTATGCAGAtttgtagggatgtcaatttagcccgcaacccgtgggctggtctgaatagcccgccaaatttatagggttagggctgaaattttttttttccaacccgataaaattacagcccgattaacccgcaacccgttagggccagacccgaaaacccgatgggctggcccggaaacccgataaaggtcaattgttctatttgtttgactctaattcgacacttcattgattattttataatatagattactgaaaaaataattttccattttaaatattaaatatataaattgtatattaagtttttattaatacaataatagataaatgaattagaaacttcaaattcactacaaaatatgtttaaatttctaaacatgctttcaaatttcttgatgtatgcgttttattttgcataaatctcaaatattagtatttgatcatgtttatgtttgagtttaagcatatatctcaaatttatcataattaaatattttacattttataaatataactaattttcactattattattggattgatcgcatgttaattttatcggtagcaacccgatgggctagcccgaaacccgagcttttagggttagggttgaacttttataacccgaaaaaatcacaacccgattagcccgcacccgattgacccgcaacccgaatagggttggcccgaaacccggtgggctggcccgattgacatccctacagatttgtaacatagctaccaaataCACAGTTAAACTCGGATAAGTCCTATTATCTAGctgtaacatagctaccaaatgGATAAGTcatatttgtaataatgtgggtcacactatccactaacactactttaactatcattttcctcatctctcttactttatcaattttgtattaattatCGTATCATATAAATTGCctatatttctatgggacgaagggagtacttatAATGTCTGTATtctaaaagaaattattatttaatttatttattaacagCCTACAttgaattttataatgaaattttCTGTTTAAAAATGCttagaaaaattattaaaataatatggtaagattttgaataaatacTATTCTAATAAAAGTATTCTTAATTCATTTATTCACCATCTATATCTCAAACAGTCCCCTACAACCTATGTTGCAACTGCTTTCTTCAATGTCGAAAATATTTGAATAACTGTATGGGTAAAATGTTTGCCAGTTTAATAGATTTCtcaaaaatcatttgaaaaTAGAAAATCGGATATTAATTGTAGTTGCCAACTAAGTGGACCATCGGTgattaatactccttccgttccttGATaattgaggcatttcttttcgctACGGAATTTAAGAATAGTGTCTTAAGTAgatagtgaataaagtaagatagaataAAGAAGGAGAGTTGATAACTTTTTGCCACAAATATAAATGACTCAGTTAACTTGGAATTttctaaaatagtaaaatgactctattaacatggaaagAAGAGAGTATATAGTTGCTATACCTCAATAATTTGTTTGACACCCTATTCATATGCAACAGATAATTGCACTTGTAAATACTCAAATTTTCAATCGTTTGATTTTTCACGAAATTATAAATTTCTTTTaaactaattttaatttagtcgAAAATTAAACAAACCCTAATCTTTATTTGTAATAGCCATTCAAggctttctcttctctctttctttgtcTTCGTTTTCTAGAGTTTAAATGTACTCGAATCTTAATTATCAATATAACGTTATGATGTCAATGAATACTTGATAAACTAAGCTTTAGtttttaattgaataacatGATCATGCCAACTTAAATTTTTAGCTTTCAGTTTATACCATGCAactatttgtttttatatattggttatTGCTTATTAAAACTTACAAATATGTTAGGACAAACAcctcaaaattagggtttggagAGAAGAATATTTATAGAGATGCCACTTTACTCATTGAATTATGAAACAGACAAGACACACACATTTATTGATACATATGCGGTTCGACTCTATTATACAACTGGGGAAAGAACCGACAAAGAAACCGAATTGGAGCTTATAATTATGCCCGACTCGATTACATTcattacataaataaaacaaagaaaaacaaccaaacataataatgatgatgacgAGGTGGCACCGTGTGGAGCTACAGGAAATCGTGCGCCCTAGGGAGAGACGACATTGTTCCCATTAATGCTCGCGTTAAAGGCGGACGTTTCAGTCCCATTCAATCGCTTTGGTGTCTTAATCACGGTTTTGTTTCATGATCGAAGACCGTTTGATTGGCCTTGTGGAGATGCCCTAGCTTCACATTTGAATATGTAAAGATGGTGAGAAAGAGGATTAAAGAAAATGTGATTTTGTTTGATGCCAGCtgcttctctctcttctctatTCTTCTCTGATGACTTCTCCGGCAGTTTCTCTTGAGTCCTTCACTGTTCTGTGGTGTGATTAACTATGGTTTTGACCGTTGAAGGCAACTGCTTCGGTTGCCGGTTGCGTTTGTGAGACCTAGGGTTTTGTGTGTTGAGGATAGGTGTGAGGCTGTGTGTTGTGGTATGAAGTAGAGAAAAGAGCTAGGTCGGATCGTGTGTGtttcgtgtgcttacagggaacactaatacaagtgttcggtcaagacaccgcgcttcttaaatccactggatcactaggtccaggaacccaAGGAGCACAGAGTGATGTTGTCGTTGGACACgctcgactctccttcaaaaattaatcctTCAAcctaaattactattaaattagtatagggaagtggggtcgatcccacgaagatggattcatgagtagtgtttagagactctggaaacaagcggctgctgccacgcaaagggttgaggtttataacgactaccactagacctaggcacggaatttaaatgctagacctaagaaacagaatacttgtaaaatcagacatcaacaccgaaagaaacaatagctcgctagaccgtgtaaatgattaactaaatatgactaggcaggaagaattaaaaagtggggaccaggacattcaaataaggtaagtacggtaaaaactgcaactaacaaactcatgcaatttcctatccaactcagaaacgtaaatgaagaaaacagagcatactcctagattcaaacagaatatagaaattgggacgccggaaactcgctacgaatcggaagtacatcagatctacataaactgaacgaaatgaaacgaaaacacgtaaactaggcataaaattaaaccaacacgactcagattcacgtcgaatgcttaatccactccggatccaaaacatccgaactcaacacccagcacaatcaactccatagctccgattctcacagatctactcaaatcaactccagatcccaacaatcacagacaaccctacaacatcaacaagttaagaacccgattcatccacaaacagactccattctcccagatccaaccacaaacctgcgataatctagaaaacaaccaactccaacaatccaactcagaattcaagtaaacataatcaacaaacaaagatcaacatagtcggcataaactaaaacgaaacttgcataaacacagaaaatatccagaaaacaaaaGGTCCGAGCCTtaaacagcgaagctcggcgaattcagcagaaacgtaaacagaaaataaattgtttcttcgccctcaagtaggacgatgttaccaccagatcgaacagtgtgtaagctagaagtgaaccccaagtatgccctcaatttcccacgaaagaacctaagtgtgtgaagaaaagtgaactaagctacaatctgttggcgaggtctccaaccgagaagatccctccagcgtgcatgcttctctcttttatagacgcagacataaccttctagagtcttcgtagaaatctctattctacccttcaactccgaggcttcctccgtcgagcaattttccacataatgtccactctttcgccttcttcctaggtccacgcaattgtctcccttctttgctggacctggcgaaaatcttcacatacctggcttaaaacgcgtgttagccccagaaatttcacgaattaaagccctagacctatgcatgaaattagccttatcaaactgctcacacttaaaccatgcttgtcctcaagtatgaaagacaagaaaaatgaaataaggcgaattccaatgcacggttcccaagaatgACCCTACAAACAAgatttaacaaaaacaaaaacctagacctagaaaactaacagactcagaaaagaaaataacacacaaagaacacaaaacacaacacataaacatgcactagcttcaacttttaggcgactgtccccacaagcttaagtcttctccgatcgtctacagtctccaaatcctccttcttccttcgtcaacccaaacggttcgttagtttgtcaagaaacccatggatttcctagcggttgggttcgctcgatcacttattcctcaccagggatgttaggatcaaaaacACTCCAaggttaaagttacaccactgatgcgttgggttatgagagtttctcctttttaTTATCTCCCCTCTTTCCTGGGTAAGGCAAATATCTCCTaggtcaggtaatttttacttcctgcccttagataattaagctccttttcctcttcttttattttccccctggacttcgtccagcttatacctcccttttttcttttctttttttttcccctggacttcgtccagcttatacctcatttccctggacttcgtccagcttataccaccagctctggactttgtccagcttattccttcataacccatttttttctcctttatactctactccctaagcatcaagtggctgcccattttttacaagttagctcaaagtgtttaggcttat is part of the Salvia splendens isolate huo1 chromosome 22, SspV2, whole genome shotgun sequence genome and encodes:
- the LOC121786392 gene encoding dirigent protein 22-like, with product MASNKITFASILFLTIFTYSNAKLGHLKETELSVYYQDYSGSQNATVIEIPGPSNGALNFSRFGAMFCTDDPITVGFEEGSAVIARGRGLYVTSALDGSNTHVMLSVVFIDGEYKGSTIELYGSDKQFEKVREVAVVGGTGKFRLARGYATFETLYFDTGRSHAIIQSNMTILHY